In Dermacentor silvarum isolate Dsil-2018 chromosome 2, BIME_Dsil_1.4, whole genome shotgun sequence, the following proteins share a genomic window:
- the LOC119440448 gene encoding uncharacterized protein LOC119440448 has protein sequence MATVVGKLLEFDSNSGSLDVFVERFELYTSANEVAEAKKLHLFLSAIGEEAYVTLRSLLLPKTPSTATYKEVVAALQKHYSPRRSVVSERYHFNQRKQAPQESVTDFVVQLKKLAASCDFGSFLEQSLRDRLIAGLNSEAIRCRLLAMTDIELTWDRAFNIATAMEMAARDALGMVAENSAAQLYSSSDVHWQSKSSKLRPRSEFSPDLRPQPLPRMPLMAEKTP, from the coding sequence ATGGCAACGGTGGTCGGCAAGCTACTGGAATTTGATTCCAACAGCGGAAGCTTGGACGTCTTCGTCGAACGCTTCGAACTGTACACCTCGGCTAATGAGGTCGCCGAGGCCAAGAAGCTACATCTATTCCTGAGCGCGATCGGAGAAGAAGCGTACGTGACGCTCCGAAGCCTGCTCCTCCCAAAGACGCCCAGCACAGCGACGTACAAGGAAGTCGTGGCGGCGCTGCAGAAGCACTATTCCCCAAGGCGTTCAGTGGTGAGCGAAAGATACCACTTTAATCAAAGGAAGCAAGCGCCTCAAGAAAGTGTCACAGACTTCGTGGTCCAGCTCAAGAAATTGGCAGCCTCATGCGATTTCGGCAGCTTCCTGGAACAATCATTGCGGGACCGCCTGATAGCCGGTCTGAATTCCGAGGCCATACGTTGCCGGTTGCTGGCGATGACCGACATCGAGCTCACCTGGGACCGTGCTTTCAACATCGCTACAGCCATGGAGATGGCAGCGAGAGATGCATTGGGAATGGTTGCGGAAAACAGCGCTGCACAGTTGTACAGCAGCAGCGACGTCCACTGGCAGAGCAAATCATCGAAGCTGCGACCGCGCTCAGAG